Proteins from a genomic interval of Anas platyrhynchos isolate ZD024472 breed Pekin duck chromosome 4, IASCAAS_PekinDuck_T2T, whole genome shotgun sequence:
- the LOC106020465 gene encoding toll-like receptor 1: MRDLQNFFVYECLFVLTFWNNISLSVEDELFTPVSNNFPEGGSEKNIMSLPLLYNHHHQQSKADYNWVVIENTTESLSLSQITNSNVKKLITLLSDFGKGSRLQNLTLTNVSVDWNIFLELLQTIWQSSIEYFNINNFTQLSNIEKYNFRYSGTSMKALALKNILVTDLYFSQDDLYRILADMNIEALTVAGSEMIHMLCPSSNSPFRYLNFINNDLTDLLFQNCDTLIQLEIFILQKNKFESLSKVSSMTRYMKSLRYLDMSSNLLRTDGAEEHCQWTESLKELDLSSNQLTESVFRCLPVNVNKLDLHNNQISSVPQGIAELKSLKELNLASNRLADLPGCGGFSALEILNMEMNSILTPSADFFESCQRVRELEAGHNPFKCSCELQAFVRLERQSGGKLSGWPEAYVCEYPEDLKGTQLKDFHLTELACNTTLLLVTALLLTLVLVGVVAFLCIYLDVPWYVRMLWQWTQTKRRAWHECPEERETVLQFHAFISYSERDSVWVKTELIPNLEKGEGSVQLCQHERNFVPGKSIVENIINCIDKSYKSIFVLSPNFVQSEWCHYELYFAHHKLFSENCNSLILILLEPIPPYIIPARYHKLKALMAKRTYLEWPKERSKRALFWANLRAAININLPVAEGQRCGERD; encoded by the coding sequence atgagagatcTCCAGAACTTTTTTGTTTATGAGTGTCtctttgttttaactttttgGAACAATATCAGCCTGTCTGTGGAAGATGAACTCTTTACACCTGTTTCTAATAATTTTCCAGAAGGTGGTTCTGAGAAAAACATCATGAGCCTTCCACTGTTgtataatcatcatcatcagcaGTCCAAAGCTGATTACAATTGGGTTGTAATAGAAAACACTACAGAAAGCCTGTCATTGTCACAAATCACTAATAGCAatgtaaaaaaattaataacttTGTTGTCTGATTTCGGAAAAGGCTCCAGGCTACAAAATCTGACACTGACGAATGTGTCAGTGGACtggaatatttttcttgaaCTTCTTCAGACTATATGGCAATCATCCATTGAATATTTCAATATCAACAATTTTACACAATTGTCGAACATTGAAAAATATAACTTCAGGTATTCGGGTACTTCCATGAAAGCACTGGCACTGAAGAACATTTTAGTCACAGATCTGTACTTTTCACAGGATGACCTGTACCGGATACTTGCAGACATGAACATTGAAGCCTTGACAGTAGCAGGATCCGAGATGATACATATGCTATGTCCTTCATCTAACAGTCCCTTTAGATACCTAAATTTTATAAACAATGATTTAACCGATCTGCTTTTTCAAAACTGTGACACATTAATTCAACTGGAGATATTTATCTTACAGAAGAATAAATTTGAGAGCCTTTCCAAGGTGAGCTCCATGACCAGGTACATGAAATCACTGAGGTATCTGGACATGAGCAGCAACTTGCTGCGTACCGATGGAGCCGAGGAGCACTGCCAATGGACTGAGTCTCTGAAGGAGCTGGACCTGTCCTCAAACCAGCTGACAGAGTCCGTGTTCAGGTGCTTGCCGGTCAATGTCAACAAACTGGACCTACACAACAACCAGATCAGCAGCGTCCCCCAGGGGATTGCTGAGCTGAAGTCCTTGAAAGAGCTGAACCTGGCGTCGAACAGGCTGGCCGACCTGCCGGGGTGCGGTGGCTTCTCGGCCCTGGAGATCCTGAATATGGAGATGAACTCGATCCTCACCCCTTCCGCCGACTTCTTTGAGAGCTGCCAGAGGGTGCGGGAGCTGGAAGCCGGGCACAATCCGTTCAAGTGCTCCTGTGAACTGCAGGCCTTCGTGCGTCTGGAGAGGCAGTCTGGGGGGAAGCTGTCCGGCTGGCCGGAGGCATACGTGTGCGAGTACCCCGAGGACCTGAAGGGAACGCAGCTGAAGGACTTCCACTTGACGGAGCTCGCTTGCAACACGACCCTGTTGCTTGTGACGGCTCTGCTGCTGACGCTGGTGCTGGTGGGGGTGGTGGCCTTTCTGTGCATCTACCTGGACGTGCCGTGGTATGTGCGCATGCTGTGGCAGTGGACGCAGACGAAGCGCAGAGCTTGGCATGAGTGCCCCGAGGAGCGGGAAACCGTCCTGCAGTTCCACGCCTTCATTTCCTACAGCGAGCGCGATTCCGTGTGGGTGAAGACCGAGCTGATCCCGAACCTGGAGAAGGGGGAGGGCAGCGTCCAGCTGTGCCAGCACGAGAGAAACTTTGTTCCCGGCAAGAGCATTGTGGAGAATATCATTAACTGCATAGACAAGAGCTACAAGTCAATCTTTGTGTTGTCTCCCAACTTTGTACAGAGCGAGTGGTGTCACTACGAGCTCTACTTTGCCCATCACAAGTTGTTCAGTGAGAACTGCAACAGCTTGATCCTGATTTTGCTGGAGCCTATTCCTCCGTATATTATCCCTGCGAGGTACCACAAGCTGAAGGCTCTCATGGCAAAGAGAACGTACCTGGAGTGGCCAAAGGAGAGGAGCAAGCGTGCCCTTTTCTGGGCTAACCTGAGGGCAGCTATTAACATTAACCTGCCAGTGGCTGAGGGGCAAAGGTGTGGAGAAAGGGATTAA